The Drosophila teissieri strain GT53w chromosome X, Prin_Dtei_1.1, whole genome shotgun sequence genome has a segment encoding these proteins:
- the LOC122625001 gene encoding WAS/WASL-interacting protein family member 1-like, which produces MPSEDLEELREFADARNASLRRVQKEEEALWVPLPPSSWPQSPSRQPPLQPPPAPTQHRQEQPPTPEPQHREPPQPPTPMPQPHPQPPLPPPALPPPRTPTLPPPQDEEGPRCERQQSWEVDQAHVAQTLRTIGMGGRLWHQQMVTWTWPAPAEDTPEARVWEEAGAVGWRPVEQRAREFASGRRTKARRRTRRRVRGCGPHHHHRNSRGKNHAPRRDSRRSDPASAGRSRYE; this is translated from the exons ATGCCGTCGGAGGATCTGGAGGAGTTGCGCGAGTTCGCGGACGCGCGGAACGCCTCGCTGCGACG AGtgcagaaggaggaggaggcgctgTGGGTACCACTCCCACCGTCGTCGTGGCCACAGTCGCCATCGCGGCAGCCACCGTTGCAGCCACCGCCAGCACCGACGCAGCATCGACAGGAACAGCCGCCGACGCCGGAGCCGCAACACCGAGAGCcgccgcagccaccgacgccgATGCCGCAGCCGCACCCAcagccgccgttgccgccaccggcactaccaccaccacgcaCGCCGACACTGCCGCCACCCCAGGATGAGGAGGGGCCCCGGTGCGAGCGGCAACAGTCCTGGGAAGTGGACCAGGCGCACGTCGCGCAGACGCTGCGCACAATCGGCATGGGCGGCCGCCTGTGGCACCAGCAGATGGTGACGTGGACATGGCCCGCACCAGCGGAGGACACGCCGGAGGCCCGCGTGTGGGAAGAGGCGGGCGCGGTCGGTTGGAGGCCGGTCGAGCAGCGGGCGCGCGAGTTCGCGTCCGGACGGAGGACGAAGGCCCGGCGGAGAACCCGGAGAagggtccgtgggtgtggcccgcaccaccaccaccgaaacTCGCGCGGCAAGAATCATGCCCCGAGGCGAGACAGCCGCCGCAGCGACCCTGCCTCCGCAGGCAGGAGTCGCTATGAGTGA
- the LOC122624225 gene encoding uncharacterized protein LOC122624225, which yields MEFLEHDVMPLVAPGLLALDTGTLEALLQGSMMTAPACSGRLPLALKRPGALLPGLRACGSLASTCQAPRPFAGPRACLLLRMTSPLLFALCEHVCPCPPLSHQLVFRFCFFFVYWGT from the exons atggag TTCCTCGAACACGATGTGATGCCCCTTGTTGCTCCGGGGTTGCTGGCCCTGGACACAGGCACCCTGGAGGCCCTTCTGCAGGGATCCATGATGACCGCCCCTGCATGCTCCGGGCGGCTGCCCCTGGCCCTCAAGCGCCCTGGAGCCCTTCTTCCTGGTCTCCGCGCCTGCGGCAGCCTCGCGTCGACGTGCCAGGCCCCGCGTCCGTttgctggcccgcgtgcctgtttgctgctgcggatgacTTCGCCCctcctttttgctttatgtGAGCATGTGTGCCCTTGCCCTCCCCTGTCCCACCAACtcgtttttcgcttttgttttttcttcgtttATTGGGGCACATAG